GTTGTGGTGTTGGCTTCAGATGGTCAGCAAGCCTTGACCGAGTTTAAGCAACAGCCTTTTGATTTGGTTTTGATGGATATTCAAATGCCGGTGATGGATGGTTATCAAGCGACTCAAGCGATTCGCCAGATTAATCCTGACATTCCGATTGTCGCCCTCACCGCTGCCGCGATGGTTGAGGATAAAAACAAAGCCTTGGCCGTTGGAATGAATGACCACCTCGCCAAACCGCTTGATGCGAGTGCGTTAATTAGCTGTTTAGCGCAGTATTTACAGTAATTAGGGCCCTTTTATGTTAATAAACCGATTAAAAAATAGTATCAAACTGCGAGTGATGTTGTTCAGTCATCTAACGCTGGTGATTTTGTTTGTGCTCATTGGTTTGTTGGTCACCTTTACAATTTATGAAGAAAACAAACAGCGTTATCAGTTAATGCAGCAAGACGCCAATCATCAATTGGCTTTATTGATTGAACTGGAACTGGCCGATAGGTTAAACACCTTGAGTGGCTTTGCACCTCAGTTGGCGGGACAGGATGAACTGTTAACTCTAGGTGAAATGCAAGCTCTAATGGATAGTCGCGTACGTTTGCATCGCTTTTTTAATAACGGATTGATTGTCACCGATGCCAAGGGACAGATTTTAGTGGATTCGCCGGTTGTTGCGGGTCGAGCTGGGGTTGATGCGAGTTCGCGAGAGTTTATTCAGCAGGTATTGAATACCCAGTCTGCAGTTGTCACTAAACCCTTGAGTGGGTTGGTGATGGAAAAACCGATTTTTAATATTGCCGTTCCGATTTTCAGTGAAAGCGAAAAGGTGGTTGGCGTATTGTTTGGCGTAACTTTACTTAATGAGGACAATTTTTTAATTGACCTTTCAAAAAACCTTGTCAGTATGAATCTAAGTCAATTTTATGTGGTCGATAAGCAAAATGATATGATTGCCGCCTCGTCTAATCTTGATTTGGTGTTTCAACCACTTTCTAGTTATGCCAAAATCTGCGGCCTATTACAAGCGATTCAAGGTGGGCAGTTAACGGGATTTGCTAAGGATGCCTATGGACAGGAGGTGATGTTTAGCAGTGACCCTGTTGGTAGCCTAGGTTGGGAGGTGGTGCATGCTGTGTCGTTGGCGTCTATTTTGGCTCCTGTTTGGCCTTTGTTATTGAACTTGACAGGGTTGTTGGTGTTGTTGATGGGGTTGATATTAGCATTAGTGACCTGGTTTATGCGTCGCGAACTTCAGCCTTTAGAGGAGTCAGCCTCCCAAATGGATGCAATGTCTTCAGGTCTGCTGGCTTTTAAACCGATTCAAACTGAGCGTCAAGACGAGTTGGGGCGTTTAATCTCGGCCTTTAATCGTTTATTGGTTAAGCAACAAGATATCTTAAAAGAATTGACCGAGTCTAAGCAAGCTGCCGAACAAGCCAGCCAAACTAAGTCTGAATTTTTAACCAATATGAGCCATGAGATTCCTACTCCGTTAGGTGCTGTACAGCAGGATGACGAGGTTAATCAATCTATCAAGCAGGTGGCCGAGCAGATGATTGAGCATCCTGGCGAACTAGAAACTGATAAGCAAGTAGAAGAGCTGTTAGCGAGCACTAAGCCGCGTATTTTAATTGTGGATGATGAGCCAGCGAATGCGCGGGTTTTGGCGAATGGCTTAAAGGACGATTATTTGTTGTTGTTGGCTAATTCGGGTGAGAAGGCCTTGAAGTTGGCGCAGAGTGATCCTCAACCTGATTTAGTGTTGCTTGATATTATGATGCCAGATATGGATGGGTATCAGGTTTGTCGTACGCTTAAAAATGACCCGAAAACACAAAATATTCCGGTGGTGTTTGTTAGTGCACTTGACCAGCGTCATGATGAAGAAAAAGGGTTGAATATGGGCGCGGTTGATTATATTTCTAAGCCGTTTCATTTGCCGATTGTTAAGTCGCGGATTCGTAATCATTTGGCGTTGAAGTTGAAAACCGACTTGCTTGAAGAAATGTCGCATATGGATGGACTGACTCATATCGCGAACCGCCGTCAATTTGATGAAACCTTGGTAAAGGAAAGCCTTCGTTTGGCGAGAAGTGGTAAGCCTCTGGGGCTGATTATGCTGGATATTGACTTTTTTAAACCCTTTAATGATCATTATGGACACGGACAAGGGGATATTTGTTTGCAAAAGGTTGCGCAAGCCTTGCAGTCGTTAATTCATCGCCCAGGCGATTTGTTGGCACGTTATGGCGGCGAAGAGTTTGTTGTGTTGTTGCCTGAAACGGGGCGGCGTGGTACGCAGCGCATTGCGGAGGAATTACGCCCAGCGGTTGAGTCTTTGCAGTTGATGCATGAGTATTCGGCTGTTTCGAACTATGTCACGATTAGCGTTGGTGCGGTGTCGGGTTGGGCACAAAATCAACAACAAGCTGAACAGATGTTGAAGCAGGCAGATGATGCCTTGTATCAAGCCAAGCAGAATGGGCGAAACCGAACCTGTGTGGTATAGAAAAATAATCCATCGGGTTTTGCTGATATAGTTTTTTCATTAAGTGGATTTTTGCTATCATAAACAGTATTTGGCACTGAGTTTTGTAGGCATTAATGAAAGAACAAGTTAAACGAATTCATTTTGTGGGGATCGGTGGTGTTGGTATGGCTGGTATTGCCGAGGTTTGTTTAAACCTTGGGTTTGAGGTATCGGGTTCAGATGTAAAGGTGAATGCGAATATTCATCGGTTGCAGGCGCAAGGGGCCTTAGTTCAGTTTGATCATCAACCTAATTTGATGTGCACAGCGGATGTGTTGGTGGTGTCGAGTGCGATCAAGTCGGACAATCCCGAGGTACGCTGGGCAAAGTCGCAGCGTATCCCTGTTATTCCTCGTGCTGAAATGCTGGCCGAGTTAATGCGGATGCGGTTTGGCATTGCGATTGCAGGTACGCATGGTAAAACCACAACGACCAGCCTTACCGCCGCTATTTTGACGCAGGGCGGATTAGACCCTACTTTTGTTATTGGCGGTAAGCTTAATCAGGTAGGCACCCATGCACGTTTGGGTTCGAGCAAGTACCTTGTTGCCGAGGCCGATGAATCGGATGCTTCTTTCCTTCACCTTACGCCTATGATGTCGGTGATTACTAATATCGACATGGATCATATGGAAACCTATCAGGGCGATTTTTCACGTCTCATTAATACCTACATTGAATTTACGAATCGTTTGCCGTTTTATGGTTTGGCGGTGGTGTGTTTGGATGATGTGCATATAAAAGGGCTGGTGCATGATTTGCCGCGAAAAACTCGAACCTATGGGTTTGATGAGCAGGCGGATGTGCGTGCGGTTGAGGTGGAAGCCTTGGGTTTACGCAGTCGTTTTCGTGTTTTGACACAGGATCAGCAGTCCTTTGTGGTTGAGTTAAATATTCCTGGGCGCCATAACGTCCAAAATGCACTGGCGGCCATTGCGGTCGCGCTGGAAGTGGGCGTGAGTGTTGAAGCGATTCAGCAGGCATTAACTGAATTTGCGGGTGTCGGTCGGCGCTTTGAGGTTTATCACCATCGTTTAATCGGTAATAAATCGGTAACGCTGGTTGATGACTATGGTCACCACCCTACTGAGTTACAGGCTACCTTGGCGACGGCGCGGAGCGCATTTGAAGCTAAACGAATTGTTTTGGTTTTTCAACCTCATCGTTACAGCCGAACCCGTGACTTATTTGATGATTTTGTGCATGCATTGATGGAAGCGGATTTGGTCATTTTGAGTCAGGTTTATCCAGCGGGCGAAACGCCCTTGCCGAATTTTGATTCAAAAGCGTTAATTCAGGCGATGCGTATGCGGGGGGCACAAAATCTAGTATTGGTTGAAAACTTTACCGAGCTTGAGAGTTTGGCGGCAGGTGTGTTGCAGGATGATGATGTAGTATTAATGATGGGCGCAGGTGATATTGGCGCTTGGGCTAAAACCTGGCAGGAGCAGAGAGCGTAAGTTATGCAAGACTTTGGGCGTGTGGCGGTCTTAATGGGCGGAATTTCCGCAGAGCGAGAGGTTTCGTTGCGCAGTGGTCAGGCCGTTTTAAAAGGTTTGTTGGCAGCGGGCGTTGATGCGCAGGCGTTTGATGTAACCTGTTTAACGCAGTTGGTTGAAATCGCAAATAACGTTGACCGCGCGTTTATTGCTTTGCATGGTCGCTGGGGTGAAGATGGC
The nucleotide sequence above comes from Thiomicrospira sp. R3. Encoded proteins:
- a CDS encoding diguanylate cyclase codes for the protein MLINRLKNSIKLRVMLFSHLTLVILFVLIGLLVTFTIYEENKQRYQLMQQDANHQLALLIELELADRLNTLSGFAPQLAGQDELLTLGEMQALMDSRVRLHRFFNNGLIVTDAKGQILVDSPVVAGRAGVDASSREFIQQVLNTQSAVVTKPLSGLVMEKPIFNIAVPIFSESEKVVGVLFGVTLLNEDNFLIDLSKNLVSMNLSQFYVVDKQNDMIAASSNLDLVFQPLSSYAKICGLLQAIQGGQLTGFAKDAYGQEVMFSSDPVGSLGWEVVHAVSLASILAPVWPLLLNLTGLLVLLMGLILALVTWFMRRELQPLEESASQMDAMSSGLLAFKPIQTERQDELGRLISAFNRLLVKQQDILKELTESKQAAEQASQTKSEFLTNMSHEIPTPLGAVQQDDEVNQSIKQVAEQMIEHPGELETDKQVEELLASTKPRILIVDDEPANARVLANGLKDDYLLLLANSGEKALKLAQSDPQPDLVLLDIMMPDMDGYQVCRTLKNDPKTQNIPVVFVSALDQRHDEEKGLNMGAVDYISKPFHLPIVKSRIRNHLALKLKTDLLEEMSHMDGLTHIANRRQFDETLVKESLRLARSGKPLGLIMLDIDFFKPFNDHYGHGQGDICLQKVAQALQSLIHRPGDLLARYGGEEFVVLLPETGRRGTQRIAEELRPAVESLQLMHEYSAVSNYVTISVGAVSGWAQNQQQAEQMLKQADDALYQAKQNGRNRTCVV
- the murC gene encoding UDP-N-acetylmuramate--L-alanine ligase, which codes for MKEQVKRIHFVGIGGVGMAGIAEVCLNLGFEVSGSDVKVNANIHRLQAQGALVQFDHQPNLMCTADVLVVSSAIKSDNPEVRWAKSQRIPVIPRAEMLAELMRMRFGIAIAGTHGKTTTTSLTAAILTQGGLDPTFVIGGKLNQVGTHARLGSSKYLVAEADESDASFLHLTPMMSVITNIDMDHMETYQGDFSRLINTYIEFTNRLPFYGLAVVCLDDVHIKGLVHDLPRKTRTYGFDEQADVRAVEVEALGLRSRFRVLTQDQQSFVVELNIPGRHNVQNALAAIAVALEVGVSVEAIQQALTEFAGVGRRFEVYHHRLIGNKSVTLVDDYGHHPTELQATLATARSAFEAKRIVLVFQPHRYSRTRDLFDDFVHALMEADLVILSQVYPAGETPLPNFDSKALIQAMRMRGAQNLVLVENFTELESLAAGVLQDDDVVLMMGAGDIGAWAKTWQEQRA